The sequence aaagttattaaaattgTATTGCATCTTTATTTACTACTAACAACAACATTCAAGGATGTGGAAGCTCTATCTCTTTCTATacattttaaatctcaacccaaaaatcataaaaagagAACAGAAATTGAGAATATCAAGAacatatgttaattaattaacaataccaATTATAATTACATACAACACTATATAGTATAGACATGCATGAATGTAACAAAATTAACCCAATAACCATATGAAATTCACACACACATggacaaattaaaacaaaattaacattGAGAAGTACTAATTATATCAATCAAGCATCTCTCCAATAGATATCTAATTCACCCCAATCATTTTCAGGGACTTGCAAGGCCTTCCAAACAGCTTTAGAAGCATCAACAATGTTGTTAAGACAAGGTGGCTGGTAATCATGATCAGCATCACACCCCATGGTGGAGTCACACTCGTCGACGACCATGGCGTTGACGCTCCGGCCATTGCCAGAAATGGTAATGTTCTGAAGGCACCTCTTCATGTTGTTGAACCAACCTGTGGAGAGCGCAACCACTGGGGTGTTGTCCGAGTGGTACTTTTTGTCACATTCAGATGGGGCCCCGCCATCTCCACCTTTCTCAAAACTGTTCAATGTCAAGGTTGCCTTTGTGTGGCCAATAACTTTTGGTGAGCACTTGTAGGTTGGGTAGGTTTTGCCATCTTGGCAGCAATCAGAGTAGTTCTCTTGATTACATTGATTTGGTGGTGGATTTTTGCCTTTGATTTTACCACTGGGTTTGCAGGTTTGGGCTTCAATGCTTAGCCAATAGTTTGTGAAAACAAGGAAGAGGAGGAAAACAATAGCTGAAGAAATTTGGTTCTTCATCTTGTTTAACTTCTTTTGTATTTCTGTTAATTTGCTTTGgtggtgaaaatttaatatgcgTTTAGTTTGAATAAGTTGTATTTAGGTTTTTACCTATATATAGAGATTAAGAAGTTCAAGAAAAGTCACATTTTATGTCAAAATATGACATTTTTGTAGTCTTTCTAGCACATAATTATGGTACTCCATAAATCTACCGTTGATAATTTAGATAtagcaaaaaaaacaaagttatGCTCTTTGTAAAGaagaactttttaaaattttaaggaaTAATATATTGAATCACAAAACGGTACGCTAGCTTCTTTGGAGTTGCAAAAGGAGAAATccacttttaataaaataaaataaaaaatataattataatagtaaatgAAAAACATATTACGTAGGCGGaaatctttccctttttttcaaaatatatatatatatatatatatatatattatcagttttttttttttaataaaaaagttgattattcataaacaatttatttagAGATCCTAGTTTATCCATAAACTTGAGTAACTTGACATATAGCCtgttaggaaatatatatatatatatatatatatatgtatatatatattttaaaaacagatATAGAACAAAgcttttcttcttaatttatataatttatatgaagGAGATAACTGCCCTGTCGTTAGCTACATGTTTTTAGtctttttagatttattttcaTTGGTCTTAAAATACTTGGAAACTTATCTAATAATGATTTGTTatgaaatatgaatatatagcaatcataaaatattaaattatatatatatatatatttatatctactGGTCAAATTTGAAGTTCATATTGTCTATAAAGAgttattttctctttattattattcatcaaGCTCAAGTTTGTTAGGCCAAATTCGGGCCCTAAGGGTTTAAtcttccaaagaaaaaaataataataaaaaataaaacttaaaacaaaaaaggtttaATCTAAAACTTGGGCCTTGATATGTTTTGTCTACCTATTGTCAGGCCCAAACTATAATCCATTCCAAAACTCCTAATCTTGGGTTGAACGACAGTATCAAAGCTCATATCCctatatcatcatcatcttctcccAACATcccgaaaataaaataaaataaaataaataaggtggtcgatttgaaatttattttaatgtgcTGGGTTATCAAGatagaatatacatatatatatatatatatataatataccaattaattattttcaccCTTATTAAATAGCTAGCTTTAAGACAAAGCATATGAATACCACAAACCTGAGCAGTCTGTTTCTTATTCCCAACATATATATTGGTAAGGATTCTGCTATAATGGATTACATCTTttaacaaaaatgttaaaaaaataaaaagaccgaCTTTTTCTAGTCTTTTATTCTTGAGtagtgaaatataatataaaataataatataaagaccaacttatctatattttttttttttccttccttttgggTTGATACCTACTTATCCATTTAGTACCCCGAAAAGAAGCCTTTCATGTAACAAAGATATAATAAATGTAAAGCTTCTGTCTCCACATCCTTAGAATATTAGATATCTTATCCACTTTGATTGTTTTCTACTCAAAACGACAAAGTCCCACTTATGGTCttattgttagtttttttattttattttttcactcgGTACTTTCCTAGCTATAATCAACCATAAAAATAACCATGTTTATTAGGATCGGCTATATCTATTTATTTGGATCGAGTAATTGAGATCTACCACTCATTTTAAACGGTTGAAATTAATTGGTTTACTCATCATTATCAATGAGAAACACTCTTTAGGTTGGGACCCCAAcgtttctaaaataattttgtaaacatacttcttatttatatttatttgttttactgAAATTACAATTTACCCTcttttatgttttgatttttcaatttcgacaaataaattatcaaatatccAAACAAATAGAAAGttgctatttttcttttcccattATGGTAGATTTTTAATCAAACTATGCATTTTTTTCTCATGGATTTGTTCTTTCCATTTTGTAAAAAATTCTTGTGGTTTCATGTCCTATAGGACCCACATTGACaactccaaatatatatatatatatatatattttgatagatagatagatagctAGATAGCTATATGCATTAATTGTAGTCAAGTCGTGTTGGAAAAATGTGTTGAAATGTAAGTATAGATtccaaaagtatatattttctattagcAAGAATGAAAACTACAAGTCTACGACTCAAAAGGTAGGCTCTTTTTggtttcttccttttcttttatagtTTGACCTTGTCTTGAAGAAATGGGTAACTGGGTACTGATTTAAACTTTcattttggccttttttttttttttttttaagttattataTGGGAAACAAATGGTCTGAGTTTTGAACAAGTCATCGAAATCATGAATATATGTCTCTAAAATAACAAAGTCATCGAAATCATGAATATGTGTCTCTAAAATAACAAAGTGTAGATCAGATTTTTATAATGAAAGTGTTGAATATATAAGTATGGAAAAGTAGAAGGAAATATATGACCAATTTGGTACATCAAGCCAAGCTATTGACGGGTTTTAAGTTTTAAGAGTGATGAGTCAGAGCGATTGAAATGGGCATGAGCTTTGGTTTAAAACTTCAAacaacagggaaaaaaaaaaaaaaaaagggtggttTTTAAACGTGATTGTGATCGTGCTTAAGGAAATTGATGagatcattttttgttttgacaCGTTTAACATCTTTGACTTGGACTATGTGATACATTATTGATTTTCCAATTCgtcaaaataaaatgatatcgTTGAtgaaattatcatatatatatatatatatatatatattttttttttaccaccaATAAcgctttcaaatttaaatcttttaaattataaaaaataaagccaTCAGCGACCGTTTCCCAAGTTATTTTCCGTTCTACTCAATATGTTggtagttttttttgtttttttttttttattaaaggaattataagaaaattattattattaagaaatCTATAAGAAAATAACTTGGAAAATAGATATATTAACCTcaaaatatctaataaattactaaatattattttgaggtACAAAGTGAGTCAATATACTATTCCAAGGTCAACCACCGTTCAAATCAAATACACGAGGCATATTAGAGAAATTTGCAACActcgttcttcttctttttttcttttttctggggGGTGGGGGTGGGGTTGTAAAGGAGACATTTGTGACACCTACATGACATGTAGGCCTGCCCCTCATTTGCCTAATGTCCTTATGCACACGACTAGACTTTCTAATCAGATCAATGACCAATTCTTACATCAACTTCTAAAACcaatagcaaatatatatatatatatatatatactccatTTGCACGTGCGCTGTTCAACTCAGCAAGTGTATAGTTCACGTGGATTTCAACAATCAACCGTCTACATAAATTTCCACGTGGCATTCAAGTGATGGGTGAGAAAGTCACATGATCAAAGTACCATTTAAAGTGCAGGCCAAATTGCACAaatatatacccaaaaaaaaaaaaatttgcataaaTATAATACCAAATTGAAAAACATAGCAAATAAGCCAAATTTTagttccaattttgacttttgccaaaaagataaaaaaaaaaattccaatcttTTGAGGTCCCAAGTGCCCAAAATAAAGACCCAATTACCTCGAATTCCacagcacccaaaaaaaaaaggaaaaaagaaaaaaagaaaaagaaagccacGTAGAGTAGTAATCAAGTGCAAGACCAGAGTCAAAAAGATTGCCCAGCTAAAACGCGGCCtactatttttataataatcgaataaaaataaataaaataaaataaagcaaataataattaataaaattcgtTGACTATCACCACCCCGTCAATTTAGCTCAAATTTATAACCGTCCGTTTCGGTCACAGCCCCTAGTtaccttttttttgttctttcgtTTTCCTCCTGCCACAACGCGCTTATTTAAGCGGCGAGAATCCGCATATTGGCCAAAAGAATATGCCACGTGTACAATGAGATCCCTATGTTTGATACTAACCCTGGTTACTTTATCATCACCGTAACTTTATCTAACCCTAGTCGAGGAAGCTATATATATCCATCAACCCAgcatttctttctctctccatcACCAccttattctctctctctctctctctctgcaacaaaattaaaaaaataaaataaaatacattttttttcccgATTTTTTCGAAGCTCGAAAcgacaagggaaaaaaaaaaaaaaaaaa comes from Ziziphus jujuba cultivar Dongzao chromosome 6, ASM3175591v1 and encodes:
- the LOC107426131 gene encoding kiwellin-1, with protein sequence MKNQISSAIVFLLFLVFTNYWLSIEAQTCKPSGKIKGKNPPPNQCNQENYSDCCQDGKTYPTYKCSPKVIGHTKATLTLNSFEKGGDGGAPSECDKKYHSDNTPVVALSTGWFNNMKRCLQNITISGNGRSVNAMVVDECDSTMGCDADHDYQPPCLNNIVDASKAVWKALQVPENDWGELDIYWRDA